The Nicotiana tomentosiformis chromosome 9, ASM39032v3, whole genome shotgun sequence genome contains the following window.
gacgatgatcGTTGCGAATATATGCTGCTTTCTctgccaattgaagtacttgctctctggcttgccccatattcacgtgacaattctgcaaccatatctgggtagtgttgagggcgttCCCCATTTGTGTCTTGCGTCCCTCGTATTCTTCAATACGGCGGTTTAGCacagctctctcaatcatccactgacgccgctctgcctcaaaatctgcatgttgatgacttctcttatgcctttttatttcttccaattgtgcatGAAACTGACCCTTTGAGTGTATCCAATAGgccctttctctttcaaacttctctctctgctgatcaaactccaattgttgttggtgcgcatcctcttcaacgatactcaagtcttcttgtAGCTTATGTATTTCAGCATTTTTATTTGCCTCAGCTCTTCTAACTAAACCAATAGTGCTTGACAgttcttcttctaagcgggccgcctcatttttagcatcctttagatctttatccatgacCCGTAAGGTagattgataatctttctcaatatttaaacgaATCTGAGCGACTACGGCTTGTAGTTGGGCTTGTTGTTTGGATATGGTCATCCGGGcatgctccaattcctcttttaacctttctatagctctttgatcatttctcctcctATTGGACCCTTCAGGCCCATCTCTAAGCGACGAAGGGTCatgaaaccaggtaatatattcagggatcacctctccacgatctcggtcttctaccatatcattcaactccgagactttacttgcataccaaattttcataatttcttcttcgtcatgaggttgatctttaccaaaatcataacagaacttgctcatatctcgtgttggtggcacctcctgtagtcgtgcaaattggcgcattacccgaagtggagcataagactgaacaccatccaatcctatgagtaccaaataagaatggtatgcagactcacaaatgacctctttagaggagaaccaatcgtagttccaagtgatccgtttggcagatagagtaagaagtagttctttccaggcgccaatcccctctggtaagtcacattcgtcaattcttttctggtgatcataagtatgattgggccatagctcactaaaattagtgatcgtaggatgacaatag
Protein-coding sequences here:
- the LOC138898399 gene encoding uncharacterized protein, whose product is MVEDRDRGEVIPEYITWFHDPSSLRDGPEGSNRRRNDQRAIERLKEELEHARMTISKQQAQLQAVVAQIRLNIEKDYQSTLRVMDKDLKDAKNEAARLEEELSSTIGLVRRAEANKNAEIHKLQEDLSIVEEDAHQQQLEFDQQREKFERERAYWIHSKGQFHAQLEEIKRHKRSHQHADFEAERRQWMIERAVLNRRIEEYEGRKTQMGNALNTTQIWLQNCHVNMGQAREQVLQLAEKAAYIRNDHRHLNNEKVGQQARTLVPQLPAVFQNLYEILGGERRPRDTDL